The following proteins are co-located in the Patagioenas fasciata isolate bPatFas1 chromosome 33, bPatFas1.hap1, whole genome shotgun sequence genome:
- the SNRPD2 gene encoding small nuclear ribonucleoprotein Sm D2, whose amino-acid sequence MSLLNKPKSEMTPEELQRREEEEFTTGPLSVLTQSVKNNTQVLINCRNNKKLLGRVKAFDRHCNMVLENVKEMWTEVPKSGKGKKKSKPVNKDRYISKMFLRGDSVIVVLRNPLIAGK is encoded by the exons AT gagccTCCTGAACAAGCCCAAGAGCGAGATGACGCCCGAGGAGCTGCAGCGGCGCGAGGAGGAGGAGTTCACCACGGGGCCGCTCTCCGTGCTCACCCAGTCGGTCAAGAACAACACCCAGGTCCTCATCAACTGCCGcaacaacaagaaactgctgGGCCGCGTCAAGGCCTTCGACAG GCACTGCAACATGGTGCTGGAGAACGTCAAGGAGATGTGGACCGAGGTGCCCAAGAGcgggaaggggaagaagaagtCGAAGCCGGTGAACAAGGACCGCTACATCTCCAAAATGTTCCTGCGCGGCGACTCCGTCATCGTGGTCCTGCGCAACCCCCTCATCGCCGGAAAGtga
- the MEIOSIN gene encoding meiosis initiator protein isoform X1, translated as MVPWPRGTGGPRTQREVLENALSYIRFLQRTLSSVRGGAAPPADPADPSGGDPAVTQRLVPYEDEDPPKATNPWLGPTGPYWDELGRAGGVPVSPPPGRLGPLGLSPSLVASPPPPGPPDDVIRDLFSDIYGSLKAPAVAAPEPGGGSSGTPLGTSRGQRRGQKGRGGQGTQGTQGTRGHPPRAKKKCVNGFIMFCRINRKPYISAHPGVASTAATRELAQLWRSLRPDQRRPYCARARRFSRLHDRVLRPDSGDNDGDNDGDKDSDTDPPAPLQLLLDARGGGDAQGHPLLSPAP; from the exons ATGGTGCCCTGGCCCCGCGGGACGGGGGGGCCCCGCACCCAG cGGGAGGTGCTGGAAAACGCCCTGAGCTACATCCGGTTCCTGCAGAGGACCCTGAGCAGCGTCCGggggggggcag ccccccccgcTGACCCCGCTGACCCCTCGGGGGGTGACCCTGCGGTGACCCAGAG gctGGTCCCCTATGAGGACGAAGACCCCCCCAAAGCCACCAACCCCTGGCTGGGCCCcactggtccatactgggatgaactgggccgggccgggggggtccccgtgtcaccccccccgGGGCGGTTGGGGCCATTGGGGCTCAGCCCCTCCCTGGTGGCTTCGccgccccccccgggcccccccgatGACGTCATTCgag atcTGTTCTCTGACATCTATGGCAGCCTGAAG gCCCCCGCGGTGGCAGCGCCCGAGCCCGGGGGGGGCAGCTCGGGGACCCCGTTGGGGACATCGCGGGGACAGCGCAGGGGCCAGAAGGGCCGGGGGGGGCAGGGGAcccaggggacccaggggacacggGGCCACCCCCCCCGTGCCAAGAAGAAATGCGTGAACGGCTTCATCATGTTCTGCCGCATCAACCGCAAACCCTACATCAG cgcACACCCGGGCGTGGCGTCCACGGCGGCCACGCGGGAGCTGGCGCAGCTTTGGCGCAGCCTCCGGCCCGACCAGCGCCGCCCCTACTG cgcccGCGCCCGGCGCTTCAGCCGCCTGCACGACCGGGTGCTGCGCCCGGACAGCGGTGACAACGACGGTGACAACGACGGTGACAAGGACAGCGACACCGACCCCCCCGcgcccctgcagctgctgctggacgcccggggcgggggggacgcgCAGGGacatcccctcctgtccccagccccctga
- the MEIOSIN gene encoding meiosis initiator protein isoform X2, protein MVPWPRGTGGPRTQREVLENALSYIRFLQRTLSSVRGGAAPPADPADPSGGDPAVTQRLVPYEDEDPPKATNPWLGPTGPYWDELGRAGGVPVSPPPGRLGPLGLSPSLVASPPPPGPPDDVIRGPRGGSARARGGQLGDPVGDIAGTAQGPEGPGGAGDPGDPGDTGPPPPCQEEMRERLHHVLPHQPQTLHQRTPGRGVHGGHAGAGAALAQPPARPAPPLLRPRPALQPPARPGAAPGQR, encoded by the exons ATGGTGCCCTGGCCCCGCGGGACGGGGGGGCCCCGCACCCAG cGGGAGGTGCTGGAAAACGCCCTGAGCTACATCCGGTTCCTGCAGAGGACCCTGAGCAGCGTCCGggggggggcag ccccccccgcTGACCCCGCTGACCCCTCGGGGGGTGACCCTGCGGTGACCCAGAG gctGGTCCCCTATGAGGACGAAGACCCCCCCAAAGCCACCAACCCCTGGCTGGGCCCcactggtccatactgggatgaactgggccgggccgggggggtccccgtgtcaccccccccgGGGCGGTTGGGGCCATTGGGGCTCAGCCCCTCCCTGGTGGCTTCGccgccccccccgggcccccccgatGACGTCATTCgag gCCCCCGCGGTGGCAGCGCCCGAGCCCGGGGGGGGCAGCTCGGGGACCCCGTTGGGGACATCGCGGGGACAGCGCAGGGGCCAGAAGGGCCGGGGGGGGCAGGGGAcccaggggacccaggggacacggGGCCACCCCCCCCGTGCCAAGAAGAAATGCGTGAACGGCTTCATCATGTTCTGCCGCATCAACCGCAAACCCTACATCAG cgcACACCCGGGCGTGGCGTCCACGGCGGCCACGCGGGAGCTGGCGCAGCTTTGGCGCAGCCTCCGGCCCGACCAGCGCCGCCCCTACTG cgcccGCGCCCGGCGCTTCAGCCGCCTGCACGACCGGGTGCTGCGCCCGGACAGCGGTGA
- the COX7A1 gene encoding LOW QUALITY PROTEIN: cytochrome c oxidase subunit 7A1, mitochondrial (The sequence of the model RefSeq protein was modified relative to this genomic sequence to represent the inferred CDS: deleted 1 base in 1 codon), with translation MRVLRAAPPALLRSLAPPCPPPRRLHNRVHEHQKLFQEDNGLPVHLKGGALDSALYHLTTLICSVGTCYSLWSLARASMPKKN, from the exons ATGAGGGTCCTGCGG GCCGCCCCCCCCGCGCTGCTCCGCTCGTTg gcccccccgtgtccccccccccggcGCCTGCACAACCGCGTCCACGAACACCAGAAGCTGTTCCAG gaggACAACGGGCTCCCCGTTCATCTCAAGGGGGGGGCGCTGGACTCGGCGCTCTATcacttgaccaccctgatctgcTCCGTGG GCACCTGTTACTCGCTGTGGTCGCTGGCTCGGGCCTCAATGCCCAAGAAGAACTGA